Proteins encoded within one genomic window of Streptomyces rubradiris:
- a CDS encoding LacI family DNA-binding transcriptional regulator yields the protein MPETTRRADRPTGSRYGNRPTMKDVAARAGVGLKTVSRVVNGEPGVTPDTERRVQEAIEALGFRRNDSARVLRKGRTASIGLILEDLADPFYGPLSRAVEEVARAHGALLINGSSAEDPEREQELALALCARRVDGLVVIPAGDDHRYLEPEIRAGVATVFVDRPAGRIDADVVLSDNYGGARDGVAHLIAHGHRRIGFIGDMPRIHTAAERLRGYRAAMEDAGISVAERWMSLGATDPERVRRAAEEMLAGPDPVTAVFAGNNRVTVTVVRVLAERARRVALVGFDDFELADLLQPGVTVVAQDSAALGRTAAERLFRQLDGTLVAPERIQLPTRLITRGSGELPPTD from the coding sequence GTGCCCGAGACCACCCGCCGCGCAGACCGTCCCACCGGGAGCCGGTACGGCAACCGCCCCACGATGAAGGACGTGGCGGCCCGCGCCGGGGTCGGGCTGAAGACGGTCTCCCGCGTGGTCAACGGCGAGCCCGGGGTCACCCCGGACACCGAGCGCCGGGTGCAGGAGGCCATCGAGGCCCTCGGCTTCCGCCGGAACGACAGCGCGCGGGTGCTGCGCAAAGGGCGGACCGCGAGCATCGGGCTGATCCTGGAGGACCTCGCGGACCCCTTCTACGGCCCGCTCAGCCGCGCCGTCGAGGAGGTGGCCCGCGCCCACGGCGCGCTGCTGATCAACGGCTCCAGCGCCGAGGACCCCGAGCGCGAGCAGGAGCTGGCGCTGGCACTGTGCGCGCGCCGGGTGGACGGGCTGGTGGTGATCCCGGCCGGGGACGACCACCGGTATCTGGAGCCGGAGATCCGGGCCGGTGTGGCGACCGTGTTCGTGGACCGCCCAGCCGGCCGGATCGACGCCGACGTGGTCCTGTCCGACAACTACGGCGGTGCCCGCGACGGCGTCGCCCACCTCATCGCGCACGGCCACCGGCGGATCGGCTTCATCGGCGACATGCCCCGGATCCACACGGCCGCGGAGCGGCTGCGCGGCTACCGGGCGGCCATGGAGGACGCCGGGATATCCGTGGCGGAGCGCTGGATGTCCCTCGGCGCGACCGACCCGGAGCGGGTGCGCCGGGCGGCGGAGGAGATGCTGGCCGGCCCCGACCCGGTGACGGCGGTCTTCGCCGGCAACAACCGGGTGACGGTCACCGTCGTCCGGGTGCTGGCCGAGCGGGCGCGCCGGGTCGCGCTGGTCGGCTTCGACGACTTCGAGCTGGCCGATCTGCTCCAGCCGGGCGTCACGGTCGTCGCCCAGGACTCGGCGGCCCTCGGCCGCACGGCCGCCGAACGCCTCTTCCGCCAGCTGGACGGCACCCTGGTCGCCCCGGAGCGCATCCAACTGCCGACCCGCCTCATCACGCGCGGCTCGGGCGAACTGCCGCCGACGGACTGA
- a CDS encoding DUF6986 family protein — MGQQEKVATSLAGAVSEEISASLAPVDAELERRYPGDPGTRQPVHTVYVPGDAFAAGTIRSWGDQALAALDEHAPDAASFAAVLGLPDELAEPVYSRVRAKLEREPIEDLRVDFEDGYGPRPDAEEDATAARAARLIAEAYRDGTAAPYMGIRMKCMEAAVRDRGIRTLDVFLTGLMEAGGLPDGLVLTLPKVTYPEQVSAFARLLEAFEKAHGLDAGRLGFEIQIETSQSILATDGTATVARMIQAAEGRATGLHYGTFDYSACLGVSAAHQASDHPAADHAKAVMQVAAAGTGVRVSDGSTNVLPVGPTAKVHDAWRLHYGLTRRALSRAYYQGWDMHPGHIPTRYAAVFAFYREGFEQAAARLARYANRAGGDVMDEPATAKALSGYLLRGLDCGALDIAEVARLTGLTRADLESFASPRRGDLTASAK, encoded by the coding sequence ATGGGTCAGCAGGAGAAGGTGGCGACGAGCCTCGCGGGCGCCGTCAGCGAGGAGATCAGCGCTTCCCTCGCACCGGTCGACGCGGAGCTGGAGCGCCGCTACCCCGGGGACCCGGGCACCCGGCAGCCCGTCCACACCGTGTACGTCCCCGGCGACGCCTTCGCCGCCGGCACCATCCGCTCCTGGGGCGACCAGGCGCTCGCGGCGCTCGACGAACACGCTCCGGACGCCGCCTCCTTCGCGGCCGTCCTCGGCCTGCCGGACGAGCTGGCCGAGCCGGTCTACTCCCGCGTGCGGGCCAAGCTGGAGCGCGAGCCCATCGAGGACCTGCGCGTCGACTTCGAGGACGGCTACGGCCCCCGCCCCGACGCGGAGGAGGACGCGACGGCCGCCCGCGCCGCCCGCCTGATCGCCGAGGCGTACCGGGACGGCACCGCCGCGCCCTACATGGGCATCCGCATGAAGTGCATGGAGGCCGCCGTACGGGACCGGGGCATCCGCACCCTCGACGTCTTCCTCACCGGCCTGATGGAGGCCGGCGGCCTGCCCGACGGCCTGGTCCTCACCCTGCCCAAGGTGACCTACCCCGAGCAGGTGAGCGCCTTCGCCCGGCTGCTGGAGGCCTTCGAGAAGGCGCACGGCCTGGACGCCGGGCGCCTGGGCTTCGAGATCCAGATCGAGACCAGCCAGTCCATCCTGGCCACCGACGGCACCGCCACGGTCGCCCGCATGATCCAGGCCGCCGAGGGCCGCGCCACCGGGTTGCACTACGGCACCTTCGACTACAGCGCCTGCCTCGGCGTCTCCGCCGCCCACCAGGCCAGCGACCACCCGGCCGCCGACCACGCCAAGGCGGTCATGCAGGTGGCCGCGGCCGGCACCGGCGTCCGCGTCTCGGACGGCTCCACCAACGTCCTGCCCGTCGGCCCGACGGCGAAGGTCCACGACGCCTGGCGCCTCCACTACGGCCTGACCCGGCGGGCGCTGTCCCGCGCCTACTACCAGGGCTGGGACATGCACCCGGGCCACATCCCCACCCGCTACGCCGCCGTCTTCGCCTTCTACCGCGAGGGCTTCGAGCAGGCCGCGGCCCGCCTCGCCCGCTACGCCAACCGGGCCGGCGGCGACGTGATGGACGAGCCCGCCACCGCCAAGGCGCTCAGCGGCTACCTGCTGCGCGGCCTGGACTGCGGCGCCCTCGACATCGCCGAGGTGGCCCGCCTCACCGGCCTCACCCGCGCCGACCTGGAATCCTTCGCGTCCCCCCGCCGCGGCGACCTGACGGCCTCGGCGAAGTAG
- a CDS encoding endonuclease/exonuclease/phosphatase family protein, with protein MPSHSRVTRRRGLKAALAAAIPLSLSSTALSAGPAGAGTDHRAPLRVMSFNLRYASTAEPNSWAARRPVTRALLHRERPHVIGTQEGLYQQVRDIEADLGTAYDWIGTGRAGGSRDEFMAVFYDTRRLAPEEYDHFWLSDTPDVIGSNTWGGGSIRMVTRVRFRDLLTGGREFHLLNTHLDNHSQYARARAAALIAQRIAGLGTSLPLVVTGDFNVAAHKNPVYDTMLGAGLADTWDTAAERSELYGTFHGYRPLTPGGDRIDWILASPGVTAHEARINTFSAHGQYPSDHLPVQATLTLG; from the coding sequence GTGCCGAGCCACAGCCGAGTCACGCGCCGCAGGGGACTGAAGGCCGCGCTGGCCGCCGCGATCCCCCTGTCCCTGTCCAGTACAGCACTGTCCGCCGGCCCCGCCGGGGCGGGCACGGACCACCGCGCCCCCTTGCGCGTGATGTCGTTCAACCTTCGCTACGCGAGCACCGCCGAGCCGAACAGCTGGGCCGCCCGCCGCCCCGTGACGCGCGCCCTGCTGCACCGCGAGCGCCCGCATGTCATCGGCACCCAGGAGGGCCTCTACCAGCAGGTGCGGGACATCGAGGCCGACCTCGGGACCGCGTACGACTGGATCGGCACCGGACGCGCGGGCGGCAGCCGCGACGAGTTCATGGCCGTCTTCTACGACACGCGCCGGCTCGCCCCCGAGGAGTACGACCACTTCTGGCTCTCCGACACACCGGACGTGATCGGCTCCAACACCTGGGGCGGCGGCTCCATCCGCATGGTGACCCGGGTCCGGTTCCGGGACCTGCTGACCGGTGGCCGGGAGTTCCACCTGCTGAACACCCACCTCGACAACCACAGCCAGTACGCACGCGCGCGTGCCGCCGCCCTGATCGCCCAGCGCATCGCCGGACTCGGCACCTCGCTCCCGCTCGTCGTCACCGGCGACTTCAACGTGGCCGCCCACAAGAACCCGGTCTACGACACGATGCTGGGCGCGGGCCTGGCCGACACCTGGGACACGGCGGCCGAGCGGAGCGAGCTGTACGGCACCTTCCACGGCTACCGGCCGCTGACGCCGGGCGGCGACCGCATCGACTGGATCCTGGCCTCCCCCGGTGTCACGGCGCACGAGGCCCGGATCAACACCTTCTCGGCGCACGGGCAGTACCCGAGCGACCACCTGCCGGTGCAGGCCACGCTGACGCTGGGATGA
- a CDS encoding electron transfer flavoprotein subunit alpha/FixB family protein, giving the protein MAEVLVYVDHVDGAVRKPTLELLTLARRLGEPVAVALGNGAADTAATLAEHGAVKVLTHDAAEYAEYLVVPKVDALQAAYEAVSPAAVLVPSSAEGKEIAARLALRIGSGIITDAVDLEAGDEGPVATQSVFAASFTTKSRVVKGTPVITVKPNSAAVEAAPAAGAVEALSVTFSDQATGTKITGRTPRESTGRPDLTEAAIVVSGGRGVNGAENFAIIEALADQLGAAVGASRAAVDAGWYPHTNQVGQTGKSVSPQLYIANGISGAIQHRAGMQTSKTIVAVNKDEEAPIFELADYGVVGDLFDVVPQLTEEIKARKG; this is encoded by the coding sequence ATGGCTGAAGTCCTCGTCTACGTCGACCACGTGGACGGTGCCGTCCGCAAGCCCACCCTGGAGCTGCTGACCCTGGCCCGCCGCCTCGGCGAGCCCGTCGCCGTCGCGCTGGGCAACGGCGCCGCCGACACCGCCGCCACGCTCGCCGAGCACGGCGCGGTCAAGGTGCTCACCCACGACGCCGCCGAGTACGCCGAGTACCTGGTCGTGCCGAAGGTGGACGCCCTCCAGGCCGCCTACGAGGCCGTCTCCCCGGCCGCCGTGCTGGTCCCGTCCTCCGCCGAGGGCAAGGAGATCGCCGCCCGCCTGGCGCTGCGCATTGGCTCGGGCATCATCACCGACGCCGTCGACCTGGAGGCCGGCGACGAGGGCCCGGTGGCCACCCAGTCGGTGTTCGCCGCGTCTTTCACCACCAAGTCCCGTGTCGTCAAGGGCACCCCGGTCATCACCGTCAAGCCGAACAGTGCCGCCGTGGAGGCCGCCCCGGCCGCCGGCGCGGTCGAGGCCCTGTCGGTGACCTTCTCCGACCAGGCGACCGGCACGAAGATCACCGGCCGTACGCCGCGTGAGTCCACGGGCCGCCCGGACCTGACCGAGGCCGCGATCGTGGTCTCCGGTGGCCGCGGTGTCAACGGCGCGGAGAACTTCGCGATCATCGAGGCCCTCGCCGACCAGCTGGGCGCGGCCGTCGGCGCCTCGCGCGCCGCCGTCGACGCCGGCTGGTACCCGCACACCAACCAGGTCGGCCAGACCGGCAAGAGCGTGTCGCCGCAGCTGTACATCGCCAACGGCATCTCCGGCGCGATCCAGCACCGCGCCGGCATGCAGACCTCGAAGACGATCGTGGCCGTCAACAAGGACGAGGAGGCCCCGATCTTCGAGCTGGCCGACTACGGCGTGGTCGGCGACCTGTTCGACGTCGTGCCGCAGCTGACCGAGGAGATCAAGGCCCGCAAGGGCTGA
- a CDS encoding electron transfer flavoprotein subunit beta/FixA family protein — protein MSLRIVVTVKYVPDATGDRHFADDLTVDRDDVDGLLSELDEYAVEQALQIKEDADDAEVTVLTVGPEDAKDALRKALSMGADKAIHVEDDDLHGTDAIGTSLVLAKAVEKAGYDLVISGMASTDGTMGIVPALVAERLGVPQVTLLSEVSVEDGTVTGRRDGDAASEQLQAQLPAVVSVTDQSGEARYPSFKGIMAAKKKPVESWDLSDLDIEAEEVGLDGAFTKVESATERPARTAGTIVKDEGEGGKQLAEFLAAQKFI, from the coding sequence GTGAGCTTGAGGATCGTTGTCACTGTGAAGTACGTGCCCGACGCCACTGGCGACCGGCACTTCGCCGATGACCTGACCGTCGACCGCGACGACGTGGACGGTCTGCTCTCCGAACTGGACGAGTACGCGGTCGAGCAGGCCCTCCAGATCAAGGAGGACGCGGACGACGCCGAGGTCACCGTGCTGACGGTGGGCCCCGAGGACGCCAAGGACGCGCTCCGCAAGGCCCTGTCCATGGGTGCGGACAAGGCCATCCACGTCGAGGACGACGACCTGCACGGCACCGACGCCATCGGCACCTCCCTGGTGCTGGCCAAGGCCGTCGAGAAGGCCGGTTACGACCTGGTCATCTCCGGCATGGCCTCCACCGACGGCACCATGGGCATCGTCCCGGCGCTGGTCGCCGAGCGCCTGGGCGTCCCGCAGGTCACCCTGCTGTCCGAGGTCTCCGTCGAGGACGGCACGGTCACCGGCCGCCGCGACGGCGACGCCGCCTCCGAGCAGCTCCAGGCGCAGCTCCCGGCCGTCGTCTCCGTGACCGACCAGTCCGGCGAGGCCCGCTACCCCTCCTTCAAGGGCATCATGGCGGCCAAGAAGAAGCCGGTGGAGTCCTGGGACCTGTCCGACCTCGACATCGAGGCCGAGGAGGTCGGCCTGGACGGCGCCTTCACCAAGGTCGAGTCCGCGACCGAGCGTCCGGCCCGTACGGCCGGCACCATCGTCAAGGACGAGGGCGAGGGCGGCAAGCAGCTCGCTGAGTTCCTCGCGGCCCAGAAGTTCATCTAA
- a CDS encoding flavin reductase family protein produces the protein MTATPELGTPRTASPDLLRSAFRRHAAGVAVITARGASGPVGFTATSLTSVSAEPPLVSFGIGTGASSWPAIAETDHVGVHILAEHQSDLAATFARSGADRFGAPTAWREGPEGVPLLDDVLAWLVCRIVGRVPAGDHRIVLAEVVRGDPSGDGRPLLYHQGRFNALRD, from the coding sequence ATGACGGCCACTCCCGAACTCGGCACCCCCCGGACCGCCTCCCCGGACCTGCTGCGCTCCGCCTTCCGCCGGCACGCCGCCGGTGTGGCGGTGATCACCGCGCGCGGTGCCTCCGGCCCGGTGGGCTTCACCGCGACCTCCCTCACCTCCGTCTCCGCCGAACCCCCGCTCGTCTCCTTCGGCATCGGCACGGGCGCCTCCAGCTGGCCCGCGATCGCCGAGACGGACCACGTCGGCGTGCACATACTCGCCGAGCACCAGAGCGACCTGGCCGCCACCTTCGCCCGCAGCGGCGCCGACCGCTTCGGCGCGCCCACCGCCTGGCGGGAGGGGCCGGAGGGGGTGCCGCTGCTGGACGACGTGCTGGCCTGGCTGGTGTGCCGGATCGTCGGGCGGGTCCCGGCCGGCGACCACCGGATCGTGCTCGCCGAGGTCGTGCGCGGCGATCCCTCGGGCGACGGCCGCCCGCTCCTCTATCACCAGGGACGCTTCAACGCCCTGCGGGATTGA
- a CDS encoding thioredoxin family protein, translating to MRVGGRDDGRRIGAAELGAALGERATLVQFSSAFCAPCRATRRVLGEIAGLVPGVTHVEIDAEAHLDLVRALDIAKTPTVLVLDAGGRVVRRATGQPRKADVIAALGEAV from the coding sequence GTGCGGGTGGGCGGGCGCGACGACGGCAGGCGCATCGGTGCTGCCGAACTCGGCGCGGCGCTGGGGGAGCGGGCCACGCTGGTGCAGTTCTCCAGCGCCTTCTGCGCGCCCTGCCGGGCCACCCGGCGGGTCCTCGGCGAGATCGCCGGGCTGGTCCCGGGTGTGACCCACGTCGAGATCGACGCGGAGGCCCACCTGGACCTCGTACGGGCGCTGGATATCGCCAAGACGCCCACGGTCCTGGTCCTGGACGCCGGCGGACGGGTGGTGCGGCGCGCCACCGGACAGCCCCGCAAGGCGGACGTCATAGCGGCCCTGGGAGAAGCGGTATGA
- a CDS encoding lysophospholipid acyltransferase family protein, producing MAELVYRPVIGIAKTAFKVWDLKIDCRGSENIPRSGGAVLVSNHISYLDFIFNGLAALPQKRLVRFMAKDSVFRHRISGPLMRGMKHIPVDRGQGEKAYAHALDALRSGEVIGLFPEATISQSFTLKSFKSGAARLAQEAGVPLVPMAVWGTQRLWTKGQPRNFKRSHLPVTVRVGEAVEAPRDQYAGAITRRLRERVQELLEAAQRAYPGRPKGPEDSWWLPAHLGGTAPTAEQLRTVQA from the coding sequence ATGGCAGAGCTGGTCTACCGTCCCGTCATCGGTATCGCCAAGACGGCGTTCAAGGTCTGGGATCTGAAGATCGACTGCCGGGGGTCGGAGAACATCCCGCGCTCGGGCGGCGCCGTGCTGGTGAGCAATCACATCAGCTATCTGGACTTCATCTTCAACGGCCTGGCCGCCCTGCCGCAGAAGCGGCTGGTGCGCTTCATGGCGAAGGACTCCGTCTTCCGGCACCGGATCTCCGGGCCCCTCATGCGCGGCATGAAGCACATCCCGGTGGACCGCGGACAGGGCGAGAAGGCGTACGCGCACGCGCTGGACGCGCTGCGCTCCGGCGAGGTCATCGGGCTGTTCCCGGAGGCGACGATCTCGCAGTCCTTCACACTGAAGAGCTTCAAGTCGGGCGCGGCCCGGCTGGCCCAGGAGGCGGGCGTGCCGCTGGTCCCGATGGCGGTGTGGGGCACGCAGCGACTGTGGACGAAGGGGCAGCCGCGCAACTTCAAGCGCAGCCACCTGCCCGTCACCGTCCGGGTCGGCGAGGCGGTGGAGGCCCCCCGCGACCAGTACGCCGGCGCCATCACCCGCCGGCTGCGCGAACGCGTCCAGGAACTGCTGGAGGCCGCCCAGCGCGCCTATCCGGGCCGGCCCAAGGGCCCGGAGGACTCCTGGTGGCTGCCCGCGCACCTCGGCGGTACGGCGCCCACGGCGGAGCAGTTGCGGACGGTCCAGGCGTAA
- a CDS encoding transglutaminase-like domain-containing protein: protein MELIQNTADLSAYLAADEVIDHHHPLVRKTAARLAADAADSYEYARAAYEFVRDTIPHSQDSGDPRVTWRASDVLAQGTGICHAKSHALAALLRAEDIPTALCYQRLADDAGGHLLHGLVAVRFHGAWHRQDPRGNKPGVDARFSLTGERLAWTPDPAAGETDYPGLYATPHPAVLTALRTAPDRPALWKTLPAAL from the coding sequence ATGGAGCTGATCCAGAACACGGCCGACCTGTCCGCGTACCTCGCCGCGGACGAGGTCATCGACCACCATCACCCGCTGGTCCGCAAGACCGCCGCCCGCCTCGCCGCCGACGCCGCCGACTCGTATGAATATGCGCGGGCCGCGTATGAGTTCGTACGCGACACCATCCCGCACTCCCAGGACTCCGGCGACCCGCGCGTCACCTGGCGCGCCTCCGACGTACTGGCCCAGGGCACCGGCATCTGTCACGCCAAGTCCCACGCCCTGGCCGCCCTGCTGCGGGCCGAGGACATCCCGACCGCCCTGTGCTACCAGCGCCTGGCCGACGACGCGGGCGGCCATCTGCTCCACGGCCTGGTCGCCGTACGCTTCCACGGCGCCTGGCACCGGCAGGACCCCCGCGGCAACAAGCCGGGCGTGGACGCGCGGTTCTCCCTGACCGGCGAACGGCTGGCCTGGACCCCGGACCCCGCGGCCGGAGAGACGGACTACCCGGGCCTGTACGCCACCCCGCACCCGGCGGTCCTCACCGCCCTGCGAACGGCCCCCGACCGCCCGGCCCTGTGGAAGACCCTCCCGGCGGCTCTCTGA
- a CDS encoding threonine aldolase family protein, which yields MNPPKTDARRHHDPQVRGFASDNYAGAHPEVLAALALANGGHQVAYGEDDYTEHLQRVVRGHFGATAEAFPVFNGTGANVVALQAVTDRWGAVICAESAHINVDEGGAPERMGGLKLLTVPTPDGKLTPELIDRQAWGFEDEHRAMPQVVSITQSTELGTLYTPEEIRAICEHAHAHGLKVHLDGSRIANAAASLDVPMRTFTNAVGVDILSLGGTKNGALFGEAVVVINQDAVRQMKHLRKMSMQLASKMRFVSVQLEALLAKDLWLRNARHANEMAQRLAEGVRAVHGVEILYPVQANGVFARLPHDVSERLQKRFRFYFWDEAAGVVRWMCSFDTTEDDVDTFVAALKEEMAR from the coding sequence GTGAACCCACCCAAGACCGACGCGCGTCGCCATCACGACCCGCAGGTCCGCGGTTTCGCCAGTGACAACTACGCCGGAGCCCATCCCGAGGTGCTGGCCGCCCTGGCCCTGGCCAACGGCGGCCACCAGGTGGCGTACGGCGAGGACGACTACACCGAGCACCTCCAGCGGGTCGTGCGCGGCCACTTCGGCGCCACCGCGGAGGCCTTCCCGGTGTTCAACGGCACCGGCGCCAACGTGGTCGCGCTCCAGGCGGTCACCGACCGCTGGGGCGCGGTGATCTGCGCCGAGAGCGCGCACATCAACGTCGACGAGGGCGGCGCTCCCGAGCGCATGGGCGGGCTGAAGCTGCTCACCGTGCCCACGCCCGACGGCAAGCTCACCCCGGAGCTGATCGACCGGCAGGCCTGGGGCTTCGAGGACGAGCACCGGGCCATGCCGCAGGTCGTGTCGATCACCCAGTCCACCGAACTGGGCACCCTCTACACGCCCGAGGAGATCCGCGCGATCTGCGAGCACGCCCACGCGCACGGCCTGAAGGTGCACCTGGACGGCTCCCGGATAGCCAACGCCGCCGCCTCCCTGGACGTGCCCATGCGCACGTTCACCAACGCGGTCGGCGTGGACATCCTCTCGCTGGGCGGGACGAAGAACGGCGCGCTGTTCGGCGAGGCCGTCGTCGTCATCAACCAGGACGCGGTGCGCCAGATGAAGCACCTGCGGAAGATGTCCATGCAGCTGGCCTCCAAGATGCGGTTCGTCTCGGTGCAGTTGGAGGCACTGCTCGCCAAGGACCTGTGGCTGCGCAACGCCCGGCACGCCAACGAGATGGCCCAGCGGCTCGCCGAGGGCGTGCGCGCGGTGCACGGGGTGGAGATCCTCTACCCGGTGCAGGCCAACGGTGTCTTCGCCAGGCTCCCGCACGACGTGAGCGAGCGGCTGCAGAAGCGGTTCCGGTTCTACTTCTGGGACGAGGCCGCCGGAGTGGTGCGCTGGATGTGCTCCTTCGACACCACGGAGGACGATGTCGACACGTTCGTGGCCGCCCTGAAGGAGGAGATGGCCCGCTAA